The following coding sequences lie in one Bartonella sp. DGB1 genomic window:
- a CDS encoding ABC transporter permease subunit (The N-terminal region of this protein, as described by TIGR01726, is a three transmembrane segment that identifies a subfamily of ABC transporter permease subunits, which specificities that include histidine, arginine, glutamine, glutamate, L-cystine (sic), the opines (in Agrobacterium) octopine and nopaline, etc.): MDKILKYFKSFGFITWIILIAIICFIFVSILKILPYFSFLDMRAGFDIGQSVLAYTPDNTYWWAILVGLVNSLYVSIICIVISSFVGFFIGLGRISKNWLLARLCGLYVEIFRNIPLLLIILIFYFLILFLLPDVRQSYNLGGILFLNKRGLHFPQIAYFSLFLPLLLAALIAVYYFIVPRITVKYIKIFYILSFFGVILLIAAFYLIMPVEYPRPSAFNILGGGKWTPEFLALVLGISLYSASFCAEIIRAGILSVDKGIIEASKSLGMSFWQIKQKITMPIALRIIIPPLTNSYISLIKNTSLAVAIGFPDFVAVTSTILNQTSKAVEIVLLWFIVYGSLSLFVSFIMNYFNKNLYLQKRR, encoded by the coding sequence TTGGATAAGATTTTAAAATATTTTAAGAGTTTTGGTTTTATAACGTGGATAATTCTAATAGCAATTATTTGTTTTATATTTGTATCAATCTTAAAAATATTACCGTATTTTTCTTTCTTAGATATGCGGGCTGGCTTTGATATAGGTCAGTCCGTCCTAGCTTACACTCCTGATAATACTTATTGGTGGGCTATATTAGTTGGTTTAGTTAATAGTTTATATGTATCTATTATTTGTATCGTTATTTCTAGTTTTGTAGGATTTTTTATTGGATTGGGAAGAATATCTAAAAATTGGTTGCTAGCTAGATTATGCGGATTATATGTGGAAATTTTTAGAAATATTCCATTATTACTGATTATTTTAATTTTTTATTTTTTAATTTTATTTTTATTGCCGGACGTGCGGCAAAGTTATAATTTAGGTGGTATATTATTTTTAAATAAACGTGGTTTACATTTTCCTCAAATAGCTTACTTTAGTTTGTTTTTGCCGTTATTATTAGCAGCATTAATTGCAGTATATTATTTTATTGTTCCTAGAATAACCGTGAAATATATAAAGATTTTTTATATATTAAGTTTTTTTGGTGTCATTTTGTTAATCGCCGCTTTTTATCTAATAATGCCCGTAGAATATCCTAGACCGTCTGCGTTTAATATTTTAGGAGGAGGAAAATGGACACCTGAATTTTTAGCACTTGTGCTTGGTATTTCTTTATATAGTGCTTCTTTTTGTGCAGAAATTATAAGGGCAGGTATATTATCTGTAGATAAAGGAATTATTGAAGCAAGTAAGTCTCTAGGAATGAGTTTTTGGCAGATTAAACAAAAAATTACTATGCCGATAGCATTGAGAATAATTATACCTCCATTAACTAATAGCTATATTAGTTTAATAAAAAATACTTCTTTAGCTGTAGCAATTGGATTTCCTGATTTTGTAGCCGTAACTAGCACGATATTAAATCAAACTAGTAAAGCTGTTGAAATTGTTTTATTATGGTTTATTGTATATGGTAGTTTGAGTTTATTCGTCTCTTTTATTATGAATTATTTTAATAAAAATTTATACTTACAAAAAAGGAGATAG
- a CDS encoding amino acid ABC transporter permease, with protein MSKDHFVRDKLIDSRALAKDKNIIKKIGNSLFASTFDTIVTIFCFIIIFVLIKNLSQWLIFDAVWNGDNRLACATINQGGIQENGWSGACWPFVINNITSFIYGDYPISEIWRLNLLAVMFVVVILPLLILKAPFKILNAIFAFIFLPIVGYFLVHGGYFGLTIVDMDKLGGLFLTFVIAYMAISFSLPLGSILALMRLSTNKFFSVLATFFIEVIRSFPLIAILFAVIFLLPLLLPGYFDSNKFLRALIAIILFSSVYIAEVIRGGIASIEKGQYEVGKALGMTKLLIYLLIILPQAIRRSLPAIVNTIIGIFKDTSLVYVISMFDFIGIVRRLALLPEWLTPVTPTTGLIFLGIIFWVICFSMSRYSKYLERKFK; from the coding sequence ATGAGCAAAGACCATTTTGTAAGAGATAAATTAATAGATTCTCGCGCTTTAGCAAAAGATAAAAATATAATAAAAAAAATAGGCAATTCTTTATTTGCTTCAACTTTTGATACTATAGTTACGATATTTTGCTTTATTATTATTTTTGTATTAATTAAAAATTTATCTCAATGGTTGATTTTTGATGCTGTGTGGAATGGAGATAATAGACTTGCTTGTGCTACTATAAATCAAGGTGGAATTCAAGAAAATGGTTGGAGCGGTGCTTGTTGGCCTTTCGTAATTAATAATATTACTAGTTTTATTTATGGCGATTATCCAATTTCAGAAATATGGCGACTTAATTTATTAGCTGTTATGTTTGTTGTAGTTATTCTACCATTACTTATTTTAAAAGCACCTTTTAAAATTCTCAATGCTATTTTTGCTTTTATATTTTTACCAATAGTGGGTTATTTTTTGGTTCACGGAGGTTACTTTGGTTTAACTATTGTAGATATGGATAAATTAGGAGGTCTGTTTTTAACTTTTGTTATTGCTTATATGGCTATTAGTTTTTCACTACCTTTAGGTTCAATTTTAGCACTTATGAGATTATCGACTAATAAGTTTTTTTCTGTCTTAGCAACCTTTTTTATTGAAGTTATTCGATCATTTCCTTTAATAGCTATTTTATTTGCTGTTATATTTTTATTACCGTTATTACTGCCGGGTTATTTTGATTCTAATAAATTTTTACGTGCTTTAATAGCTATTATTTTATTTTCTTCTGTATATATAGCAGAGGTTATAAGAGGGGGTATAGCATCTATTGAAAAAGGACAATATGAGGTTGGCAAAGCTTTAGGTATGACAAAATTGTTAATCTATTTATTAATAATTTTACCGCAGGCTATAAGACGTAGTTTGCCAGCTATAGTTAATACTATTATTGGAATTTTTAAAGATACAAGCTTAGTATATGTTATTTCTATGTTTGATTTTATTGGTATAGTAAGAAGATTAGCATTATTACCAGAGTGGTTAACGCCTGTAACGCCAACAACTGGATTAATATTTCTTGGAATAATATTTTGGGTTATTTGCTTTTCTATGTCTAGATACTCTAAATATTTAGAACGTAAATTTAAATAA
- the ppk1 gene encoding polyphosphate kinase 1 gives MQQHLINREFSLLEFNRRVLNESSRKNHPLLERVKFLSLSASNLDEFFMVRLAGMPDKEIITKDIVDIQCRQTKSWDKLKDELSKNGINILSIKQLTKKNLNWLDNFFNLNIFPTLTPIAISINEKLPFIPNSVLSLVALVKHNESDQKKLILLRFPRKLSRLILLGDEHEGYNFILVDDIITYFLPKLLPHYSVLSSCHIRILRDSYLEIDEESINFIDKVKNAVKKRRYGKIVRVEVLQHVDDLFKQTIIKALDIDSEKLSLISSMLKLEDVIQLVDLPREDLKFPPLNSIFPAYLKKYNNDCFKAIQKRDRLIHHPYETFDLVVDFLSHAASDPDVVTIKQTLYRTSADSPIIKALIEAARAGKAVTALVELKARFDEEANLKWAKDLEEAGVQVIFGFLELKIHAKLSLIVRKEGETLRSYVHVGTGNYHPVTARTYTDLSLFTCNPTITYEVSLAFNYITSHIAPQNLQHIALAPINLREKILYFIQKEIKAAKAGKKAAIWMKMNALIDEEIIENLYKASSAGVKIKLIIRGICCLRPNVKGLSENIKVKSIVGRFLEHSRIYCFANGEELPSSKAIIYIGSADLMPRNLNRRVELLVPIEDKKVHKKILEQIMLANLLDNQQSYEILSDGTSRLLEKKNQDECFNTQNYFLNPYKIITNNDI, from the coding sequence ATGCAACAGCATTTGATTAATAGAGAATTTTCATTATTAGAATTTAATCGTAGGGTTTTAAATGAATCTAGTCGAAAAAATCATCCACTGCTAGAGAGAGTTAAATTCTTATCTTTGTCAGCTAGCAATTTAGATGAATTCTTTATGGTTCGTTTAGCCGGTATGCCAGATAAGGAAATAATAACTAAAGATATTGTTGATATTCAATGTAGACAAACTAAGTCATGGGATAAATTAAAAGATGAGCTTTCTAAAAATGGTATAAATATTTTATCTATAAAGCAATTAACTAAAAAAAATTTAAATTGGTTAGATAATTTTTTTAATCTTAATATTTTTCCTACACTGACCCCTATAGCTATAAGTATAAATGAAAAACTTCCTTTTATTCCTAATTCTGTTTTATCTCTTGTAGCTTTAGTTAAACACAATGAATCTGATCAAAAAAAACTTATCTTATTACGCTTTCCTCGTAAATTATCTCGGTTGATTTTGTTAGGCGATGAGCATGAAGGTTATAATTTTATTTTAGTTGATGATATAATAACTTATTTTTTACCAAAATTGTTGCCGCATTATAGTGTATTGAGTTCTTGTCATATAAGAATATTGCGCGATAGTTATTTAGAAATAGATGAAGAATCAATTAATTTTATTGATAAAGTAAAAAATGCTGTAAAAAAAAGGCGGTACGGTAAAATTGTCAGAGTTGAAGTTTTACAGCATGTTGATGACTTATTTAAACAAACTATTATAAAAGCTTTAGATATTGATAGTGAAAAATTATCATTAATATCATCTATGTTAAAATTAGAGGATGTTATTCAGTTAGTAGATCTTCCTAGAGAAGATTTGAAATTTCCTCCATTAAATTCTATTTTTCCTGCTTATTTAAAAAAATATAATAACGATTGTTTTAAAGCTATTCAAAAAAGGGATAGATTAATACACCACCCTTATGAGACGTTTGATTTAGTGGTGGATTTTTTATCTCATGCAGCTAGCGATCCAGATGTAGTAACCATTAAACAAACTCTTTACCGTACTTCTGCTGATAGTCCAATTATAAAAGCTTTAATTGAAGCAGCCCGCGCAGGAAAAGCGGTTACAGCCTTAGTAGAATTAAAAGCTAGATTTGATGAGGAAGCAAATTTAAAGTGGGCAAAAGATTTAGAGGAAGCTGGTGTACAAGTTATTTTTGGTTTTTTAGAATTAAAAATACATGCTAAATTATCTTTAATAGTCAGAAAGGAAGGGGAAACTTTACGTTCTTATGTTCATGTTGGTACAGGGAATTATCATCCAGTCACTGCAAGAACTTATACAGATTTATCATTATTTACCTGCAATCCTACTATCACATATGAAGTATCTTTAGCTTTTAATTATATAACTAGTCATATAGCTCCACAAAATTTACAACATATAGCTTTAGCACCAATAAATTTAAGAGAAAAAATTTTATATTTCATTCAAAAAGAAATAAAAGCCGCTAAAGCTGGTAAAAAGGCGGCTATCTGGATGAAAATGAATGCTTTAATTGATGAGGAAATTATTGAGAATTTATATAAAGCAAGCAGTGCTGGCGTAAAGATAAAGCTAATAATAAGAGGAATTTGTTGTTTAAGACCAAATGTAAAAGGATTGTCAGAAAATATCAAAGTTAAATCTATAGTAGGAAGATTTTTAGAGCATAGTAGAATTTATTGTTTTGCTAATGGCGAGGAATTACCTTCTTCTAAAGCTATTATTTATATTGGTTCTGCTGATTTAATGCCACGTAACTTAAATAGAAGAGTAGAACTGTTAGTGCCGATAGAAGATAAAAAAGTTCATAAAAAAATCTTAGAACAAATAATGTTAGCTAACTTATTAGATAATCAACAGAGTTATGAAATTCTATCAGATGGAACTAGTAGACTTTTGGAAAAAAAGAACCAAGACGAATGTTTTAATACACAAAATTATTTTTTAAATCCGTATAAAATCATAACAAATAATGATATTTAA
- a CDS encoding amino acid ABC transporter substrate-binding protein — translation MYKKRNNIIVSAIFLLLTLYSANVNAGTLENVKARGYLLCGVSSGVAGFSIPDQQSRWQGIDVDYCRAVASAIFNDPDKVRFVALTPKEKYPALSSKQIDMLARNSTWTFSRDVGMSFEFPAINYYDGQGFMVNVKKNPGVTKATDLDGATVCVQAGTTSELNLSDYFTANKISYEPLVFDKFSEINAAYDAGRCDVYTTDNSSLYGIRLQLSAPDDHKVLPDIISKEPLAVMVRDDDPKWTNIVKWVHNVIVNAEEFGITKDNVVEMKNSSNPSIRRFLGVEKSSDLGKDLNLSKDWIIYVISGVGNYGEIFERNLGKDSVLNVPRGLNELWTKGGLMYGIPVR, via the coding sequence ATGTATAAAAAGCGAAATAATATTATCGTTAGTGCTATCTTTTTGTTACTAACTTTGTATTCTGCTAATGTTAATGCAGGTACCTTAGAAAATGTTAAAGCTAGAGGTTATTTGTTGTGTGGCGTAAGTTCGGGTGTAGCGGGGTTTAGTATTCCTGATCAACAATCCAGATGGCAAGGGATAGATGTGGATTATTGTCGTGCAGTGGCATCTGCTATCTTTAATGATCCTGATAAAGTTCGTTTTGTAGCTTTAACACCTAAGGAGAAATATCCAGCGTTGTCTTCTAAACAAATAGATATGTTAGCGCGTAACTCTACTTGGACCTTTTCAAGAGATGTGGGCATGTCTTTTGAATTTCCAGCCATAAATTATTATGATGGGCAAGGGTTTATGGTAAATGTTAAAAAAAATCCAGGAGTAACTAAAGCAACGGATCTAGATGGGGCAACTGTTTGTGTACAAGCAGGAACCACCTCAGAATTAAACTTATCTGATTATTTTACGGCTAATAAAATATCTTATGAACCATTAGTATTTGATAAATTTAGTGAGATAAATGCTGCTTACGATGCAGGGCGTTGTGATGTGTATACTACGGATAACTCTTCTTTATACGGTATTAGATTGCAATTATCTGCTCCAGATGATCATAAAGTTTTACCTGATATAATATCAAAAGAGCCGTTAGCTGTAATGGTACGTGATGATGATCCTAAATGGACCAATATAGTAAAATGGGTACATAATGTAATAGTTAATGCTGAAGAATTTGGTATAACTAAGGATAATGTTGTAGAAATGAAAAATTCGTCTAATCCTAGTATTCGTCGTTTCTTAGGGGTAGAAAAATCTAGTGATTTAGGTAAAGATTTAAATTTATCAAAAGATTGGATAATTTATGTCATCAGTGGCGTTGGTAATTATGGAGAAATATTTGAGCGTAATTTAGGAAAAGATAGCGTTTTAAATGTACCGCGCGGTCTTAATGAATTATGGACCAAGGGTGGATTAATGTACGGTATTCCTGTACGTTAG
- a CDS encoding amino acid ABC transporter ATP-binding protein: protein MYNSTTKNNFSVQMCKVNKWYGDYHVLRDINLNVQEGEKIVIIGPSGSGKSTLIRCINRLENFQEGEIIVNGIKLDDKLKNVELVRKDIGMVFQSFNLFPHLTILQNCTLAPIWVKKLTKKQAKKIAYEYLDRVHILDQADKYPAELSGGQQQRVAIARALCMNPKMMLFDEPTSALDPEMVKEVLDTILELAKDGMTMICVTHEMEFARQLADKVIFMDQGQIIEVADAKSFFDDPQHERTKSFLGQLL, encoded by the coding sequence ATGTATAACTCTACGACTAAAAATAATTTTTCTGTGCAGATGTGTAAAGTTAATAAATGGTATGGTGATTACCATGTCTTAAGAGATATTAATCTTAATGTGCAAGAAGGAGAAAAAATTGTAATAATTGGACCCTCAGGATCAGGTAAATCTACTTTGATTAGATGTATTAATCGATTAGAAAATTTTCAAGAAGGTGAAATTATAGTTAATGGAATTAAATTAGATGATAAGTTAAAAAATGTAGAGTTGGTACGTAAAGATATCGGTATGGTATTCCAAAGTTTTAATTTATTTCCTCATTTAACTATCTTGCAAAATTGTACTTTAGCACCTATTTGGGTAAAAAAATTAACTAAAAAACAAGCTAAAAAAATAGCTTATGAATATTTAGATAGGGTTCATATTCTGGATCAAGCGGATAAATATCCTGCTGAATTATCTGGTGGACAACAACAAAGGGTTGCTATAGCTAGAGCATTATGTATGAATCCTAAAATGATGTTATTTGATGAACCTACCTCAGCTCTAGATCCAGAAATGGTTAAAGAGGTTTTGGATACTATATTAGAGTTAGCAAAAGATGGTATGACTATGATTTGTGTAACACATGAAATGGAATTTGCGCGGCAGCTGGCTGATAAGGTAATTTTTATGGATCAGGGTCAGATAATTGAAGTAGCAGACGCTAAAAGCTTTTTTGATGATCCGCAACATGAAAGAACAAAAAGTTTTTTAGGGCAATTATTATAA
- a CDS encoding zinc-finger domain-containing protein gives MKLKQVPYYHNNIGYKSIHIANKKFMCIGALPPFDHPHVYLIMDETNQKICPYCSTKYHYNSALTDNNTLPAGMTWSKNN, from the coding sequence ATGAAGCTAAAGCAAGTTCCATATTATCATAATAATATTGGCTATAAATCTATTCATATAGCAAATAAAAAATTCATGTGCATAGGAGCTTTACCTCCTTTTGATCACCCTCATGTTTACCTCATTATGGATGAGACTAATCAAAAAATCTGCCCATATTGCTCCACCAAATATCATTACAACTCAGCTTTAACTGATAATAATACTTTGCCAGCAGGTATGACTTGGTCAAAGAATAATTAG
- a CDS encoding FAD-dependent monooxygenase gives MDVIPSLTTNKHIVISGAGIAGLTTAILLSELDTTIDIYEQAKNLSPIGAGIQLPPNSMKILSYIGLENQIKQNAIRANQLKIYDAINGKNYINLPLSNKNDYYLIDRATLQTILLNKVRSLPNVNLFFGQKINNFKIDNSKIHININNKIIKPDLLLACDGVWSNARKFFLPNEEAYFTGDNVWRAYSKNQQFIHKDLTDNISCNDIVIALAKKQHLILYPTNKNKDINLVLVVKDKISSAKQWNITSKAKDFLSHINDWHKDFKKIFTDNLEWKKYPLYIMKNANYYGRYNCLLLGDAAHTIYPFAAQGAAMALEDACYLFTSFKKFGINQIAIDHFIKARLPRINKIQNRSLFNKKIYNANFLLKLGRNIAFKYRKPQSFINDLNWIYDYDATKLSD, from the coding sequence ATGGACGTAATACCATCACTAACTACTAATAAACATATTGTAATATCAGGAGCTGGAATAGCTGGTTTAACCACAGCAATCCTATTAAGTGAATTAGACACGACTATAGATATATATGAACAAGCTAAAAATTTATCACCTATAGGAGCAGGCATTCAATTACCTCCTAATAGTATGAAAATTTTAAGTTATATAGGACTAGAAAATCAAATTAAACAAAATGCTATCAGAGCTAACCAGCTTAAAATATATGATGCTATTAACGGAAAAAATTATATAAATTTACCGTTATCTAACAAAAATGATTATTATCTTATTGATAGAGCAACTTTACAAACAATATTATTAAATAAGGTACGTAGCTTACCTAATGTTAATTTATTCTTTGGTCAAAAGATAAATAACTTTAAGATAGATAATTCAAAAATACACATTAATATAAATAATAAAATAATAAAACCAGATTTATTATTAGCATGTGATGGTGTATGGTCTAACGCACGAAAATTTTTTTTACCAAACGAAGAGGCTTATTTCACCGGTGATAATGTATGGCGAGCTTATTCAAAAAATCAACAATTTATTCATAAAGATTTAACAGATAATATCTCATGCAATGATATTGTAATTGCTTTAGCGAAAAAACAACATCTAATTTTATATCCTACTAACAAAAATAAAGATATTAACTTAGTGCTTGTAGTGAAAGATAAAATATCCTCTGCAAAACAATGGAATATCACCAGCAAAGCTAAAGATTTTCTATCACATATCAATGATTGGCATAAAGATTTTAAAAAAATATTTACCGATAACTTAGAATGGAAAAAATACCCCTTATATATTATGAAAAATGCTAATTATTATGGCAGATATAATTGTCTTCTATTAGGTGATGCAGCCCACACTATTTATCCTTTTGCAGCACAAGGTGCCGCAATGGCGTTAGAAGATGCATGTTACCTTTTTACAAGCTTTAAAAAATTTGGTATCAATCAAATAGCTATCGACCATTTTATAAAAGCCCGCTTACCACGCATTAATAAAATCCAAAATAGAAGCTTATTTAATAAAAAAATATATAATGCTAATTTCTTATTAAAATTAGGACGCAATATAGCTTTTAAATATAGAAAGCCTCAATCATTCATTAATGATCTCAATTGGATCTATGATTATGATGCAACTAAGTTAAGTGACTAA
- the accC gene encoding acetyl-CoA carboxylase biotin carboxylase subunit has translation MIKKLLIANRGEIALRILRACKELNIKTVAVHSTADSQAMHVRLADESVCIGPPAARDSYLNISQIIAACEITHADAVHPGYGFLSENAHFADILEAHKITFVGPTADHIRIMGDKIEAKKTVKKLGIPTVPGSDGAVTDPDEALKIAETIGYPVIIKAAAGGGGRGMKVAHCKEELNIALSTAQTEASAAFGDGSVYIEKYLNKPRHIEIQVIGDGKGNAVHLGERDCSLQRRHQKVWEEATSPALTEEERKKIGKIVAESCAKLKYKGAGTIEFLYENGEFYFIEMNTRLQVEHPITEAITGIDLVHEQLRIANGDGLSVTQENINFCGHAIECRINAEDPRNFLPSPGTITHFHPPGGLGVRVDSAAYSGYNIPPYYDSMIGKLIIYGRNRKECLMRLNRALNEFVIDGVKTTLPLFRELIKEDDIQTGNYNIHWLENYLKNSETE, from the coding sequence ATGATAAAAAAGCTACTTATTGCAAATAGAGGCGAAATAGCCTTACGCATTTTACGAGCTTGTAAAGAATTAAACATAAAAACTGTTGCTGTACATTCTACTGCAGATTCTCAAGCAATGCATGTACGTTTAGCAGATGAAAGTGTATGTATAGGCCCTCCTGCTGCACGTGATAGTTACTTAAATATTTCTCAAATTATTGCAGCATGCGAAATTACTCACGCTGATGCTGTGCACCCTGGTTATGGATTTTTATCAGAAAACGCTCATTTTGCTGACATTTTAGAAGCACATAAAATTACTTTCGTAGGTCCTACAGCCGATCATATAAGGATCATGGGTGATAAAATTGAGGCTAAAAAAACAGTTAAAAAATTAGGGATACCAACTGTACCTGGTTCTGACGGCGCAGTAACAGATCCAGATGAAGCATTGAAAATAGCTGAAACTATTGGATATCCTGTAATTATTAAAGCTGCTGCAGGCGGTGGTGGACGGGGTATGAAAGTTGCCCACTGTAAAGAAGAGTTAAATATTGCACTATCTACCGCACAAACTGAAGCAAGTGCCGCTTTCGGAGATGGTTCAGTATATATAGAAAAATATCTTAATAAGCCTCGCCATATTGAAATTCAAGTCATAGGTGACGGAAAAGGAAATGCCGTACATTTAGGTGAAAGAGACTGCTCTTTACAAAGACGTCATCAAAAAGTATGGGAAGAAGCAACATCACCTGCTTTAACTGAAGAAGAAAGAAAAAAAATAGGTAAAATAGTAGCCGAATCTTGCGCAAAGTTAAAATATAAAGGCGCAGGAACAATAGAATTCTTATATGAAAATGGTGAATTTTATTTCATTGAAATGAATACTAGGCTTCAAGTTGAACATCCTATTACGGAAGCAATTACCGGTATAGATTTAGTTCACGAACAACTACGTATAGCAAATGGTGATGGATTATCAGTAACCCAAGAAAATATTAATTTTTGTGGACACGCAATAGAATGCAGAATTAATGCAGAAGATCCACGCAACTTTTTACCCTCTCCAGGTACAATAACACATTTTCATCCGCCAGGAGGTTTAGGAGTTAGAGTAGATTCAGCCGCATATTCAGGTTATAATATACCTCCTTATTACGATAGTATGATCGGTAAGTTAATAATATATGGTAGAAATCGTAAAGAATGTTTAATGCGTTTAAATAGAGCCTTAAATGAGTTTGTAATTGACGGTGTAAAAACAACTTTACCGTTATTTCGCGAACTAATAAAAGAAGATGATATTCAAACCGGTAACTATAACATTCACTGGTTAGAAAATTATCTTAAAAACTCTGAAACAGAATAA
- the accB gene encoding acetyl-CoA carboxylase biotin carboxyl carrier protein produces MSRKTSEIDKNLIRELAEILNDTNLSDIEVENNNTRIRVSRTPAPIAATAYHMPQNPVLPAQPAPAVATSNNQDIDNSKNNNAVKSPMVGTAYLAPAPGKPPFISVGQKVKKGDPLLIIEAMKTMNQISAPNDGTVKAVLVEDAQPVEFGEALVIIE; encoded by the coding sequence ATGAGTAGAAAAACCTCAGAAATTGATAAAAATTTAATTCGTGAATTAGCAGAAATTTTAAATGATACTAATCTTTCAGATATAGAAGTAGAAAATAATAATACTCGTATAAGAGTTTCTCGTACTCCTGCCCCCATAGCAGCTACAGCTTATCATATGCCTCAAAATCCTGTGCTCCCTGCTCAGCCAGCTCCAGCAGTTGCTACATCAAATAACCAAGATATTGACAATAGTAAAAATAATAATGCGGTAAAATCACCTATGGTAGGTACCGCCTATTTAGCACCTGCTCCAGGAAAACCGCCATTCATTTCTGTAGGACAAAAAGTTAAAAAAGGCGATCCTTTACTAATCATTGAAGCAATGAAAACGATGAATCAAATTTCTGCCCCTAATGATGGTACTGTAAAAGCAGTATTAGTTGAAGATGCCCAACCAGTAGAATTTGGCGAAGCTTTAGTAATAATAGAATAG